In the Malania oleifera isolate guangnan ecotype guangnan chromosome 1, ASM2987363v1, whole genome shotgun sequence genome, one interval contains:
- the LOC131144227 gene encoding probable disease resistance protein At1g15890, with product MDILWSCTEGLGKYVNLDEKMQNLKWKLELLEVRAADKSIEVQNLEFQTGRKRKREVENWLRNVQSKKDEVRSIEQEVHGSIFLSCIHLGNQIEKTTQEVEELLEQGKFAEGFTVDVHEPLELLTVKLVGQKAEESMKKVLACIMDDRVFSLGIYGMGGVGKTTLAMHIHNELLKNPRSYDYVYWITVSQQFSIYKLQGDIAKELSLENLPSEENERKRAATLFRGLANRKKTVLILDDMWEHFTLEKVGIPIGPDGPKLILTTRSLSVCRQMGSQEIIKVEPLSNDEAWELFMEKLKPYDTLSMDVKVAAMSLARECRGLPLGIITMARSMRGVDDIHEWRTAVKELRESNSGRPDMEEEVFSILRISYGRLKDPKVQQCFLYCALYPEDSEMEREELIRYFIAEGLIDGMDSRQAEFDKGHTILNELENTCLLENAKRKVKMHDLVRDMALQISGKSSSTAGPRFLVKAGLKLREIPEDWAQDLERVSLMHNDITEIKAGISPRCPKLLTLMLQHNIGLKKIADSFLLQMCALKVLDLSGNCDLERLPNTISDLENLTALLLGYCKSLKYVPSLAKLLALKELNLGKTGIEKAPDGMANLVNLKVLYMDCYTKNVVVGEEILHQMRDLEKFVGRIGDVRRFPPRLNAYSIMVGSGVFYDFPSLQQCSKAVTHVGCSVNTEILVHLSPNIDYLRFKRCHDLRALPGGTFSSLEVLEVLLCPKIKKLFPDRLVRHLQNLKCLSVGGCDSIEEIIGEVEENEDRATADLSITCSASNNKKIGIKTIDLPKLRYLELWELPELKSICRGKMVCDTLKIVAIEACPKLKRLPLYLPLHPVDGQPSPPPALQGIITKDDEWWELLVWDHPAAKPVLQPFLNRY from the coding sequence ATGGATATCTTATGGAGTTGCACAGAAGGGTTAGGCAAGTACGTTAACCTTGATGAAAAAATGCAGAATTTGAAATGGAAGTTGGAATTATTGGAAGTTCGTGCGGCTGACAAAAGCATAGAAGTTCAAAATTTGGAGTTTCAAACGGGAAGGAAACGAAAGAGGGAAGTTGAAAATTGGTTGAGAAATGTACAAAGCAAAAAAGATGAGGTACGAAGTATAGAACAAGAAGTCCACGGGAGCATATTTCTTTCATGCATACATCTTGGGAATCAAATTGAGAAAACGACTCAGGAGGTGGAAGAACTTTTAGAACAAGGTAAATTTGCTGAAGGGTTCACAGTAGATGTGCACGAACCCTTAGAACTATTGACAGTGAAATTAGTGGGCCAAAAAGCAGAAGAGAGCATGAAAAAAGTCTTGGCATGCATAATGGATGATAGGGTATTCAGCCTTGGCATCTACGGAATGGGGGGTGTTGGGAAAACCACACTTGCAATGCATATCCACAATGAACTCTTAAAGAATCCTCGAAgttatgattatgtttattgGATCACTGTATCTCAACAATTCAGTATTTACAAATTGCAGGGTGACATTGCCAAAGAACTTAGCCTAGAAAATCTTCCTTCGGAGGAGAACGAGAGGAAAAGGGCTGCCACTTTGTTCAGAGGATTGGCAAACAGGAAGAAAACAGTGCTAATTTTAGATGATATGTGGGAGCATTTTACCCTGGAAAAAGTTGGGATACCTATTGGGCCAGATGGGCCTAAGTTGATTCTAACCACTCGATCATTATCAGTGTGTCGCCAGATGGGTTCCCAAGAAATAATCAAAGTGGAGCCTCTTTCAAATGACGAAGCTTGGGAGTTATTCATGGAAAAACTCAAGCCTTATGACACACTTTCTATGGATGTGAAAGTTGCTGCTATGTCCTTAGCTAGAGAATGTAGGGGTTTGCCACTTGGGATTATCACAATGGCAAGAAGCATGCGAGGAGTCGATGACATTCATGAATGGAGGACTGCTGTGAAGGAATTGAGAGAATCAAACTCAGGGAGACCTGATATGGAAGAAGAGGTCTTCTCTATATTGAGAATCAGCTATGGTCGCCTGAAGGATCCAAAAGTGCAGCAGTGTTTCTTATATTGCGCATTGTATCCTGAAGACAGTGAAATGGAAAGAGAGGAATTGATAAGGTACTTTATTGCAGAGGGACTGATAGACGGAATGGACAGTAGGCAGGCCGAGTTTGACAAGGGTCACACCATATTAAATGAACTGGAAAACACTTGCTTGCTAGAAAATGCGAAGAGGAAGGTGAAGATGCATGATTTGGTAAGAGACATGGCACTGCAAATAAGTGGAAAGAGCAGTAGTACAGCTGGTCCTCGTTTCTTGGTAAAAGCTGGACTTAAGTTGAGGGAAATACCGGAGGACTGGGCTCAGGATCTGGAGAGAGTTTCCTTAATGCATAATGATATAACAGAAATCAAGGCAGGGATATCACCAAGATGTCCTAAACTCTTAACCTTGATGCTACAGCATAATATTGGTTTGAAGAAAATTGCAGACTCTTTTTTGTTGCAGATGTGTGCCCTTAAAGTTCTTGATTTATCTGGAAATTGTGATCTAGAGAGGCTACCAAATACCATATCAGACTTGGAGAATCTTACTGCACTATTGCTCGGATATTGTAAGTCTCTAAAATATGTGCCTTCACTAGCAAAGCTTCTGGCATTAAAGGAGTTGAACCTTGGAAAGACTGGTATAGAAAAAGCACCTGATGGTATGGCGAATTTGGTCAACCTAAAAGTCTTGTATATGGATTGTTATACGAAGAATGTAGTTGTAGGAGAAGAGATATTGCATCAAATGAGGGATCTCGAAAAATTTGTTGGCCGAATTGGGGATGTGAGAAGATTTCCCCCACGGCTGAATGCCTACTCTATAATGGTTGGATCCGGAGTTTTTTATGATTTTCCATCATTGCAGCAGTGTTCTAAAGCAGTAACGCATGTGGGGTGTAGTGTGAATACAGAGATCCTTGTTCATTTATCTCCGAACATTGACTACCTAAGGTTTAAAAGGTGTCATGATTTAAGGGCACTTCCAGGCGGCACATTTTCAAGTCTCGAAGTGTTGGAAGTATTGTTGTGCCCAAAAATCAAGAAGTTGTTTCCTGATAGGTTGGTTCGGCATCTCCAAAACCTGAAATGTCTTAGTGTCGGCGGTTGTGACAGCATTGAGGAGATAATAGGAGAAGTAGAAGAAAATGAGGACCGGGCAACTGCTGATCTAAGCATTACCTGTTCAGCCTCAAACAACAAAAAAATCGGCATAAAAACAATCGACCTTCCAAAATTGAGGTATTTAGAGTTGTGGGAGCTACCAGAATTGAAAAGCATCTGTAGGGGAAAGATGGTCTGTGATACTCTTAAAATTGTTGCTATAGAGGCGTGTCCAAAGCTAAAGAGGCTCCCTCTCTATCTTCCCCTGCATCCCGTGGATGGACAACCATCTCCTCCCCCTGCTCTCCAGGGAATCATTACTAAAGACGATGAATGGTGGGAATTGTTGGTCTGGGACCATCCCGCTGCTAAACCTGTCCTGCAACCCTTCCTCAACAGGTACTAA